In a single window of the bacterium genome:
- the gloB gene encoding hydroxyacylglutathione hydrolase, with amino-acid sequence MRVERIPTLSDNYTFLIIDEATSEAAVVDAAEASPVIERIEALGVRLTKILTTHHHGDHCAAHPELAKRYDAPVLGHSSDRDRIPGFSDGLEEGDTIQVGDLEAEVVFIPAHTSGHIAFVFDGAVFSGDMLFVGGCGRLFEGDAQMMHEALNVKLARLPDDTKVYCGHEYTESNLRFAQSLEPDNAALKEKMAWVGKQRARAESDWHNATEAEMTVPSTIGEERQTNPFMRVDSPELKASVMKAAPGTADDPVSILAAVRRLKDSF; translated from the coding sequence ATGCGAGTCGAGCGAATCCCGACGCTGTCGGACAACTACACGTTTCTGATCATCGACGAGGCAACATCGGAAGCTGCAGTCGTCGACGCAGCTGAGGCCAGTCCCGTCATCGAGCGCATCGAGGCGCTGGGCGTTCGGCTCACGAAAATCCTGACGACCCATCACCACGGTGATCACTGCGCTGCGCATCCGGAACTCGCCAAGCGTTACGACGCCCCCGTCCTGGGACACTCATCGGATCGCGATCGGATTCCCGGCTTTAGCGACGGACTCGAAGAGGGCGACACGATCCAGGTTGGCGATCTCGAGGCCGAGGTCGTGTTCATCCCGGCCCACACAAGCGGACATATCGCCTTCGTTTTCGACGGTGCCGTCTTCAGCGGCGATATGCTTTTTGTCGGTGGCTGTGGGCGCCTCTTCGAGGGCGATGCACAGATGATGCACGAGGCGCTGAACGTGAAGCTGGCGCGCCTGCCCGACGACACCAAGGTGTACTGCGGCCACGAGTACACCGAGAGCAATCTGCGCTTCGCCCAATCGCTCGAGCCAGACAACGCAGCGCTGAAGGAGAAGATGGCCTGGGTTGGGAAGCAACGCGCCAGGGCCGAGAGCGACTGGCACAATGCAACCGAAGCCGAGATGACCGTGCCTTCGACGATCGGCGAAGAACGTCAGACCAATCCCTTCATGCGCGTGGACTCACCCGAACTGAAAGCCAGCGTCATGAAGGCGGCACCCGGAACGGCGGATGATCCCGTCAGTATTCTGGCTGCAGTGCGCCGCCTGAAGGACAGTTTCTAG